Proteins found in one Clostridium kluyveri DSM 555 genomic segment:
- a CDS encoding GtrA family protein: MEIAMILELLLKKEKFIKYAISGTINTLITLLIYNILIQIGVNYMISNVIAYFLGIINGFILDKIWVFKSNKKIVILFSKFIIVNIISLLFNSIILFTLVNNIGLDSVLSQLISTISTGMFNYIMNKVWTFS, translated from the coding sequence ATGGAGATAGCTATGATATTGGAGTTATTATTAAAAAAAGAAAAATTTATAAAATATGCCATTTCAGGAACAATAAATACATTAATAACATTACTTATTTATAATATTCTCATACAAATTGGTGTTAATTATATGATATCAAATGTTATAGCGTATTTTCTTGGAATTATAAATGGATTTATACTGGATAAAATTTGGGTATTTAAGTCTAATAAGAAGATTGTCATATTATTTAGTAAATTTATTATTGTGAATATAATTTCTCTCTTGTTTAATTCTATAATATTATTTACACTAGTAAATAATATTGGCTTAGATAGCGTGCTTTCACAGTTAATATCAACCATTTCTACAGGTATGTTTAATTACATAATGAATAAAGTATGGACATTTTCTTAA
- a CDS encoding LysR family transcriptional regulator: MDIKQLQTFITVAKLLNFREAGEELNYSQSSVSDHIRSLEKELGTKLFERLGRKVFLNENGKKLISLAEKIIQDEKEIQGLFNKNEKISGLLRIGAAETLSVFWLPPILKEYRIIYPDVKVTLRMDDCVEFPKMLSHNMIDVAFSLHDQSQHEYISQINILKDSTVFVAAPDHPLVNLNRIKIHELENQSFILPEAECCYRVELEELLKENGIKIDTIMELSSLEAIKQCVKIGLGISLLPKIAVQREINKGELAILTIENCDISICAKMIYHKQKWISPPLNALKNMICTNNKEEEHKIS; the protein is encoded by the coding sequence ATGGATATTAAACAACTTCAGACATTTATTACTGTTGCTAAATTGTTAAATTTCAGAGAAGCTGGAGAAGAACTTAATTACTCTCAATCCTCTGTTTCTGATCATATACGTAGTTTAGAAAAAGAACTTGGTACAAAACTTTTTGAACGTCTTGGAAGAAAAGTGTTTCTAAATGAAAATGGGAAAAAGTTAATTTCCTTAGCCGAAAAAATCATTCAAGATGAAAAGGAAATTCAAGGGCTATTTAACAAAAATGAAAAAATTTCTGGATTACTTAGAATAGGAGCTGCTGAAACCCTTTCCGTTTTCTGGCTTCCTCCTATACTCAAAGAATATCGTATTATATATCCAGATGTTAAAGTAACACTTAGGATGGACGATTGTGTTGAATTTCCTAAAATGTTATCTCATAATATGATTGATGTGGCTTTTAGTCTTCATGATCAATCACAGCATGAATATATTTCTCAAATTAATATTTTAAAGGATTCTACAGTTTTTGTTGCAGCACCTGATCATCCCCTTGTTAATTTAAATAGAATAAAGATACATGAACTTGAGAATCAGTCTTTTATTCTTCCAGAAGCTGAATGCTGCTATCGTGTGGAATTAGAAGAATTATTAAAAGAAAATGGCATAAAAATAGATACCATTATGGAACTTAGTAGTTTGGAGGCTATAAAACAATGTGTAAAAATAGGACTTGGAATTTCTCTGTTACCTAAAATTGCAGTTCAACGGGAAATTAATAAAGGTGAACTTGCCATTTTGACTATAGAAAATTGTGATATTTCCATATGTGCTAAAATGATATATCATAAACAAAAGTGGATATCTCCTCCTTTAAATGCTTTAAAAAATATGATATGTACAAATAATAAAGAGGAGGAACATAAAATATCATAA
- a CDS encoding response regulator transcription factor, with protein sequence MRKILIIEDDLSIAELQKDYLELEGFEVTICTEGVKGLNTLNNNKFDLLILDIMLPKINGYSILRSIQDKKDIPVLLVSAKKEEIDKIKGFTLGADDYITKPFSPGELVARVKSHIQNYERIKSKFNLKHNKLIIRGLEILKDSRQVFVNGKEITLAQKEFDILLYMAENPNRVFNREELFEKIWGLGSMGDNATVTVHIRRIREKIEPYPSKPQYIETVWGAGYRLRV encoded by the coding sequence ATGAGAAAGATTTTAATAATTGAAGATGATTTAAGTATAGCAGAACTTCAAAAGGATTATCTTGAATTAGAAGGATTCGAAGTTACCATATGTACAGAAGGAGTAAAAGGACTAAATACGTTAAATAATAATAAATTTGATTTATTGATTCTAGATATAATGCTTCCTAAAATTAATGGTTATAGTATTTTGCGTAGTATACAAGATAAGAAGGACATTCCTGTACTTTTAGTTTCTGCTAAAAAAGAGGAAATTGATAAAATTAAGGGATTCACTTTAGGAGCAGATGATTATATTACAAAGCCTTTTAGTCCTGGTGAACTAGTGGCAAGGGTTAAATCACATATTCAAAATTATGAAAGAATAAAAAGTAAATTTAATTTAAAGCATAATAAATTAATAATAAGAGGACTAGAAATACTAAAGGATTCCAGACAGGTTTTTGTAAATGGCAAGGAAATTACTTTGGCCCAAAAAGAGTTTGATATTTTACTTTATATGGCGGAAAATCCCAACAGAGTATTCAATAGAGAAGAACTTTTTGAAAAAATATGGGGTCTTGGCTCTATGGGAGATAATGCCACAGTTACAGTACATATAAGAAGGATACGTGAAAAGATAGAACCTTATCCGTCTAAGCCTCAATACATAGAAACAGTGTGGGGGGCAGGTTACAGGCTTAGAGTTTAA
- a CDS encoding FRG domain-containing protein — protein sequence MSINQYKRYLLKECDNIDEFWKELCPERPLGNKRGRFIYRGQRDDTWPLVPSILRINKKINHKIHIKCEEQVHNELMILNYFVDQCDSIGISIINDSLEFRKRYLDFKVGDGNDKSFIDPSNWPSEELLELMALAQHCGVPTSLIDWSKRSYIAAYFAASSALKHYEENNDKKLAVWALDIEKIKLYKNIKLIKVPGSTSNNLAAQSGLFTFLKQPGKMGDIFSPKFLENEFENTPDTPLWKITLPVKYSVEILKLCKLYGISGATLFPNYNGVSRSVFDYINTILIK from the coding sequence ATGTCTATAAATCAATATAAAAGATATCTTTTAAAAGAATGTGATAATATTGATGAATTTTGGAAGGAGCTATGTCCTGAGAGGCCTTTAGGAAATAAAAGAGGAAGATTTATTTACAGAGGTCAAAGAGATGATACATGGCCTTTAGTTCCTAGTATATTGAGAATTAATAAAAAAATCAATCATAAAATCCACATAAAATGTGAAGAGCAAGTACATAATGAACTTATGATATTAAATTATTTTGTGGATCAGTGTGATTCTATAGGAATCAGTATTATAAATGATTCTCTGGAATTTCGAAAAAGGTATCTAGATTTTAAAGTAGGAGATGGCAATGATAAATCTTTTATTGATCCATCAAATTGGCCCAGTGAGGAATTATTAGAATTAATGGCATTAGCACAGCATTGTGGAGTACCAACCAGTCTTATTGACTGGTCAAAACGTTCATATATAGCTGCATATTTTGCTGCTTCATCAGCCTTGAAACATTATGAGGAAAATAATGATAAAAAATTAGCAGTATGGGCTTTAGATATAGAAAAGATTAAGTTATACAAGAATATTAAATTAATTAAAGTTCCAGGTTCAACTAGCAACAATCTTGCTGCTCAGTCTGGTCTATTTACCTTTCTAAAACAACCGGGTAAAATGGGGGATATATTTTCTCCCAAATTTCTAGAAAATGAGTTTGAAAATACACCAGATACACCTTTGTGGAAAATAACGCTTCCTGTTAAATATTCTGTGGAGATACTGAAGCTATGTAAATTATATGGTATTTCAGGTGCAACCTTATTTCCTAATTATAATGGTGTTTCGCGTTCTGTTTTTGACTATATAAATACTATTTTAATCAAGTGA
- a CDS encoding metallophosphoesterase, whose product MNISFFNQNIYWIFFSIIVICVIIGITANKFLPYFLRSSFYVLGYYWLAALSYFIIFIIIFNIIVFLNKIIHFSKNLISANFVFSNLFIICVVIVTITLLIYGTFNAKKLKIKTYNVNIPKNETILKELNIVMISDIHISNIDDKRQNKIINVINNLNPDIVFIVGDILDDIIPFVEYKMMDDFHKINSKYGVYACLGNHDYLNGDLSYMIDKLNESKINVLRDSVVEIAHSFYIIGREDKSYEMISKQKRIKLSNIVERINSKLPIIMLDHQPIDIPEAEDAGIDLQLSGHTHKGQFFPFNFITNKLFKVHYGYLRTGRLQVVVSCGAGTWGPPIRIGSTSEVVNIIVKFQK is encoded by the coding sequence ATGAATATATCTTTTTTCAATCAAAATATCTATTGGATATTTTTTTCTATTATAGTTATATGTGTAATTATTGGGATTACTGCAAATAAGTTTCTACCCTATTTTCTCCGAAGCAGTTTTTATGTTCTGGGTTACTATTGGCTGGCCGCTTTATCTTACTTTATAATATTCATTATAATCTTTAATATTATTGTTTTTTTAAATAAGATCATACATTTTTCTAAAAATCTAATTAGTGCTAACTTTGTTTTCAGTAATTTATTTATAATATGTGTTGTTATAGTAACAATAACTTTACTTATATATGGCACATTTAATGCTAAAAAGCTTAAAATAAAAACATATAATGTAAATATACCTAAAAATGAAACTATTTTGAAAGAACTTAATATAGTTATGATATCTGATATACATATTAGTAACATAGATGACAAAAGACAGAACAAAATAATCAATGTTATAAACAATTTAAATCCAGATATTGTTTTTATTGTAGGAGATATACTGGATGATATAATACCTTTTGTGGAATATAAAATGATGGATGATTTTCATAAAATCAACAGTAAATATGGTGTATATGCCTGCTTGGGAAACCACGACTACTTAAATGGAGATTTATCATATATGATAGATAAACTTAATGAGTCAAAGATTAATGTACTTAGAGATAGTGTGGTAGAGATAGCACACAGCTTTTATATCATTGGACGTGAAGATAAGTCTTATGAAATGATAAGTAAACAAAAACGAATAAAATTATCAAACATTGTGGAAAGGATAAACAGTAAATTACCAATAATTATGTTAGATCATCAACCAATAGATATTCCTGAAGCAGAGGATGCTGGAATCGATTTACAGTTATCTGGTCACACTCACAAGGGACAATTTTTCCCTTTTAATTTTATAACAAATAAGCTTTTTAAAGTTCATTATGGATATCTGAGAACGGGAAGATTACAGGTTGTAGTATCCTGTGGTGCTGGCACATGGGGACCTCCTATACGAATAGGTTCAACCTCTGAGGTAGTAAATATTATTGTGAAATTTCAAAAGTAG